One window of the Branchiostoma lanceolatum isolate klBraLanc5 chromosome 3, klBraLanc5.hap2, whole genome shotgun sequence genome contains the following:
- the LOC136429123 gene encoding uncharacterized protein, translating into MACRTNNSTTRQDRNPPEKSLSDNTWPCLHILQVREACSILDLPTLDARRRDLCLNFAKRLRHSGNGSHPPELGDISSRITRQSSELFRSPSESISNATESISNATESVSNATESVSNATESVSNATESVSNATESVSNATESVSNATEFVSNATESVSNATESVSNATESVSNATESVSNATEFVSNATESISNATESVSNATESVSNASESVSNATESVSNATEFVSNATEFVSNATEFVSNATEFVSNASESVSNASESVSNASESVSNATESVSNASESVSNATEFVSNASESVSNASEFVSNATESVSNATEFVSKATEFVSKATESVSNATEFVRVLL; encoded by the exons ATGGCATGCCGGACTAACAACAGCACAACACGCCAGGATCGAAACCCTCCAGAGAAGAGCCTGTCGGACAATACTTGGCCCTGCCTACACATCCTACAGGTCAGGGAAGCGTGCAGCATCTTGGACCTGCCTACGTTAGACGCCCGGCGTCGTGACCTATGCCTCAACTTTGCAAAGAGACTGAGACATTCGGGGAATGGTTCCCACCCACCCGAGCTAGGCGATATCAGTTCAAGAATCACTAG GCAGTCGTCAGAGTTATTCAGAAGCCCGTCAGAATCCATCAGTAACGCGACAGAATCCATCAGTAACGCGACAGAATCCGTCAGTAACGCGACAGAATCCGTCAGTAACGCGACAGAATCCGTCAGTAACGCGACAGAATCCGTCAGTAACGCGACAGAATCCGTCAGTAACGCGACAGAATCCGTCAGTAACGCGACAGAATTCGTCAGTAACGCGACAGAATCCGTCAGTAACGCGACAGAATCCGTCAGTAACGCGACAGAATCCGTCAGTAACGCGACAGAATCCGTCAGTAACGCGACAGAATTCGTCAGTAACGCGACAGAATCCATTAGTAACGCGACAGAATCCGTCAGTAACGCGACAGAATCCGTCAGTAACGCGTCAGAATCCGTCAGTAACGCGACAGAATCCGTCAGTAACGCGACAGAATTCGTCAGTAACGCGACAGAATTCGTCAGTAACGCGACAGAATTCGTCAGTAACGCGACAGAATTCGTCAGTAACGCGTCAGAATCCGTCAGTAACGCGTCAGAATCCGTCAGTAACGCGTCAGAATCCGTCAGTAACGCGACAGAATCCGTCAGTAACGCGTCAGAATCCGTCAGTAACGCGACAGAATTCGTCAGTAACGCGTCAGAATCCGTCAGTAACGCGTCAGAATTCGTCAGTAACGCGACAGAATCCGTCAGTAACGCGACAGAATTCGTCAGTAAGGCGACAGAATTCGTCAGTAAGGCGACAGAATCTGTCAGCAACGCGACAGAATTCGTCAGAGTTTTACTCTGA
- the LOC136429611 gene encoding phospholipase B1, membrane-associated-like has translation MKSSKEIDYSNDWKVVTLLVSAHDLCEDCQNKENRSPDNYVTSIRAALDILKAEVPRTFVNLVPVMSMHLFHRDLADNRTQCERIGFKYSSRSCACNDTAGEKDLAEGANPDYTPLTRELLGDGRYDNSDAFTVVLQPFMQEFLLPKQADGEPDLSFFAPDCFHLGEKVHEKAAIGLWNSMIEPVGKKAKQTDWQKGEPLKCPTVEYLPTTKNTYDLSESCSIQHRWRSATFLDIQDSLFCWRHS, from the exons ATGAAGTCTTCTAAG GAAATCGACTATTCCAATGACTGGAAGGTGGTGACCTTGCTGGTCAGTGCGCATGACCTCTGTGAGGACTGCCAGAACAAG GAAAACCGGAGTCCAGACAACTATGTAACAAGCATACGAGCTGCACTGGACATTCTGAAGGCGGAG GTGCCGAGGACGTTTGTAAACTTGGTGCCGGTCATGAGTATGCATCTGTTCCACCGGGACTTGgcagacaacagaacacagtgCGAGAGAATCGGGTTCAAGTACTCCTCCCGTAG CTGCGCGTGTAACGATACCGCCGGCGAGAAGGACCTGGCAGAGGGGGCCAACCCGGACTACACG CCTTTGACCCGGGAGCTGCTAGGAGACGGTCGCTATGACAACAGTGACGCTTTCACCGTGGTGCTCCAGCCTTTCATGCAGGAGTTCCTGCTGCCCAAACAAGCG GACGGAGAGCCCGACTTGTCCTTCTTCGCTCCGGACTGTTTCCACCTCGGCGAGAAGGTTCACGAGAAAGCAGCAATCGGACTGTGGAACAGCATG ATTGAGCCTGTCGGGAAGAAGGCCAAGCAGACGGACTGGCAGAAAGGGGAGCCCCTGAAGTGTCCAACTGTGGAG TATCTTCCCACAACCAAGAACACGTATGACCTATCCGAAAGTTGCTCCATCCAACATCGTTGGCGGTCGGCAACATTCCTGGATATCCAGGATTCGCTCTTCTGTTGGCGCCATTCATAG
- the LOC136429124 gene encoding uncharacterized protein, translated as MPLPLSPSLVLLLSLSFWARAQAGWCTATGHFYDPHSPHAPLTPCCFHQGYWHTPGSHVTGHLDTCVTYVTTCTSHGQLQTDRAVSVRCCAYNGRYFPHGDVTYSEPSGCQVKCEEGTLVIQGDWTLCSNPPADAQKQDGCPHQGHHLATNVTIVTYRDNCTTAGLRCDPSGVMVDFTTVDPSCCVKDGAYFPPESHVESEASFCEARGLYCRKTGVLEPFAYQNARCCRYNGRLYVPGEVISVSTAGCVTAQALCDDRAQGQGLVVMATHVEDNCS; from the exons ATGCCCCTGCCACTGAGTccgtccttggtactgctgCTGTCGCTGTCCTTCTGGGCACGCGCTCAGGCCGGATGGTGCACGGCCACCGGACACTTCTACGACCCGCACTCGCCACACGCGCCTCTCACGCCGTGCTGCTTCCACCAG GGGTACTGGCACACGCCGGGGAGTCACGTGACGGGGCACCTGGACACCTGCGTGACGTACGTGACCACCTGCACGTCGCACGGCCAGCTGCAGACGGACCGCGCCGTCAGCGTCAGGTGCTGCGCGTACAACGGCAGGTACTTCCCGCACGGTGACGTCACCTACAGCGAACCTAGCGGCTGCCAAGTGAAGTGCGAGGAGGGAACACTG GTCATCCAAGGTGACTGGACCCTGTGCTCCAACCCGCCTGCCGACGCACagaaacaagatggctgccCCCACCAAGGTCACCACCTCGCCACCAACGTCACCATAGTAACCTACCGTGACAACTGCACCACGGCCGGCCTGAGGTGCGACCCGTCCGGCGTCATGGTCGACTTCACCACGGTGGACCCCTCCTGCTGCGTCAAAGATGGCGCCTACTTCCCGCCCGAATCGCACGTCGAATCGGAGGCTAGTTTCTGCGAGGCGCGCGGACTGTATTGCCGCAAAACGGGCGTGCTGGAGCCGTTCGCCTATCAGAACGCGCGCTGCTGCCGCTACAACGGGCGGCTGTACGTGCCCGGGGAGGTCATCTCCGTCAGCACCGCCGGCTGCGTCACCGCGCAGGCGCTGTGCGACGACAGGGCGCAAGGACAGGGActagttgtcatggcaacgcaTGTGGAAGATAATTGTTCGTAA